The Nothobranchius furzeri strain GRZ-AD chromosome 17, NfurGRZ-RIMD1, whole genome shotgun sequence nucleotide sequence TTACCCTCCAGGCCAGAATCTGTTGTCGATATAGTAATCAGTGAGACTCGTCACACTGATCAGTTGACTTTTAATGACCTGAAATCGTTTGTTTGACTTTTCTTTATTGCGTTGCATACTTATTAATCAACAAGGCACTTTGGCAAATTAATATCCAACACACAATCTGCAAAAACAAAGCCCGTTTTCAGGGTTCTGCAAAGGCAGGACGCTTTCTCTTCAGAATgacatcaagttaaattatattttgAGGTAAGAAAACAGAAAAGCGGAACTCTTCAACTCCACTTCAGCGTGGGTGTGACTGGCCAAAATAACAACTTGTAAGCGTCATATTATTGACTACAACACCCCGTGACTCTGAGAAGGCTTTCAGCACAGAGGTGTGTATTTATACTACAATAAAAACCATTTCCACACGTTTAACAGCTTTTTCATCACTTTTATTAGGAAAATAATCACATATCTATGCTCAGATCCGTCACACCTGTCCTCAACACCATTACTGTTCTTAGATAAACTGGAATGGGGATGTTTATTTAAAAGGATAAAAAAATGACTGGCACAAAAACGACCAGCCAGTCGAGGCAACGCATGTCTGGCATTCCTGTGTCTTATTATCTCCATGACTCTTGGTTCTACTTAACCAACACTGGTCACCAAGCTGCCTTCACACCTGAGCACacctttgggttgaaatgagtttAGGATTCAAAACGCAATAATGAGCAATCCGGGACAATGTTTGCCAGGGTCAGGTCCTCCCTGGAGCAACACTTGCCCATGCATGAAAGCAGCCCAGCAGAACCCAAACGCATCGATTAAATCCATTTAAGCGGACTGTGTTTAAACCTGGACCTCGCTGCGTCTACATGGTGGGTATACACACAAGGCAATCCTGTTAAATCATTTGAATTGGCCCTACCTAAGACCACGGAGGCTTAACCTACATATAAACAATGCATTTAACACCACGAGGGAAGGCGACTAATAACGTTGCTGCTACTGCGCATAAAAACGTGGGCAAAGATTGATTAAATTGCAATAATCGATTATTAACCGAATTATTTTTAGTTTAATCAAATTTTAACCTGATTAAATTAATTTAAGGGCGtataagagaaaaaaaaatgagCCACTGGAAGCCGATGTTTTGTGGATCCCGTCCGTCGACTCTTTGCCAGCCTGGTAATGATCTGGTGCGCGGAGCGTCCTGAGGGGGCATCTCGACGAAAACCAAAATAAACGCAGCGGTATGTGCAAACGAATCTAATTCACGGTTTAACGGCCAAAACCCACAGCGATCGGAGCAGGATGCGGGATTTCGCAGCTTGCCTGGCAGCCTGGTAGAGCCACGCAAGGCACCCCTTTTTTTGTTGGCACGccgtggaggaaaaaaaaaagacgcGATTCCTGCAGCAGCTGGGAGAAAGCGCTCCGCTCGATCAGGCGCAAACGCAGCTCCGTTATCAGTTCACAATCCACCTTAAAGAGGAAAAATGGCTTTGAAATACCTTTTTACATGGGTAGGGTCGTTCTCAAGCCTTCTCTACCATCCTCTGGCTCATCTCACAGCCTTCGGGACGCCATGTTGCAAAGCTTATGACGTTAGGCTTCCTCACCCCTGACCCACATTTGAATAGAAACCAGCCCAGAGCCCAGCAGAGGAAGAAAAAACACATCCCACTTTGGGAGGGTTTGGCCACTTTCTtgctcaaacccccccccccccccccaaaaaaaactgaCAAGTTTACCTGCAAAGGAGGCCGGCCCGGGCATATGGGAGGGTTACTCCAAAAATGTGATTTTACGCGTTTTTCTACAAGCAGCGCCACCTTGGAGCTATGCGGAAAACCCAAAAAAACGCATGGATCTGTTTCCTTATTTGCaagaaataaatatatataataataaatGGTTGCAAGAAAATGTGATGAGATCAGACTCATCCCATAAAAATCTATTTTTCTTCTATTAATAACTGTATTTATTTAACTGAAACCCCAAAACAAGACATTTCTCAGCTCATTAGAATTCTTCGCATTTTTGCACGTTTATTAGTGTTTTTTCGCAATTTGCACAGAAAACAACGCTGGTCCTGAAAACCAGCTCATGCAGCGAGTTCAGAACAGCTGTTACCATTTCAAACCAAAAGAAGATCCAAATCttttttcatttatattttatttatttatattttatttatttatttttgcgttTTTCATTCAGTTTCTCTCAACAAAAGCTGGTTTTTAATGTGCGTTTAAATCCTGGAACATGCGTGTTTGGTATGGTGTGTTCAAGACCCTCTGGTGAACATGGGAAAGTTTAAAACATGGCACAGTGGAGTTAAGTAGGGAACAGGTAGGGAATGTTGGGGTTCAGGAACTGGGCACCGGATTTGCGGAAGTGTGGCCTTAAGGCCCCTCCTAGAAACCCCCTCCCGTCCCGTCCGGTCTCACCCCCACCCCAATCCAAGAGAAACCTGTTTGTTGTCATCATCCTTTATCTGTCTGTTCTTTGAAAGGTATGTACACGCTTTCATTGTAGAGAAACAACTTCCAGTtgaggatttatttttgttaaagtGCGCAGAGGAAACTTCAGTGGTCTGGTTCACTAGGCAGGTGTTTTGGGGCAATTTGCTCACCTTCCAGGGATGCAAACGTCATTAGTGAGCCAAAGCTCTCTGCTGACACCGCGTGGTTGTCGCTGAAAGTACACCTTCTGCTGTCGAGCTTATTTGATCCTTTTGAATGAGAAGTAGTGCTAGAATCACTTTTATTTGATGAATAAAGAGATTAATAGATATTTTATCAACCATCTCATCTCACCATGTGGCAAAAATGATACAagctgaataaaaacaaagaatgtTTTCAATAAAAGAAAGTAAGATCTATAAACTGTgcagaaaatgatgatgatgattattgttgttgttgttgtcatctTAGACTCCACACCAAGAAAGACGCAATCAAATATTTGTTCATTTTTAATTCATGTGAGGATATGGGGCTGTGCTATAATGTAATAATTTAATAAATGTTTAATCAGGATATTACATGACATCTATGCATACCATAAAACATCAGTAGGCCAGGGATCTGCAGCTGTCACCCATAAAAGCGCCACTTTTTAAATCCTCTCTCCAAACATAAATATATGAAACTATCGTTAATAATGATGTTAGTTATGTTGCACCTCTAGTGAACTATCAGGTGTGCACAGAAGACAAGGTGGACTGATCACATTTACATAAAAGCTGAAGCTGTTATGGATGAAAATGAATGGGAGGCGGTGGAAACTTAAACGTCAGCTCGTTTCTgttccaaataaaaataaaatacgagTCAACACAATCAACTCAAACTGTTTGTTTTATTAGTCAGAAATTTTGACACTTGCTGCAAAAGTTTAGACCATTCCAAGCCTGGAGGGCCGGTCTCCAGCACATTTCAGTTGaactccgtctcaacacacctgatttcagtcagcaggtaattaacgggtttctgcagagcctgagctGCTGCAaaagtgattcaaccactgaatcaagtgtgtcggagcagagaaaccactaaaacgtgctggaaagCGGCCctgcaggaccaggattgagaaatAAAACGGCTCTTTTTAATGTCAGTTTAAAATTCAGCGTTGCCCACGTTGCCCGTGTCACTTTAGTCACAAAGAGTCCTTCAGATAAATACATAGCTGCAGTTTCTGTGATGAATCACTTCCGGTGTGTTCAAAAAGATTGTTTCAGTAATCAACGACTGCAGGACTAACCTGGAACTGGAACCTTGGAGGGTTCAAGCTGAAGCAACCTGCAGAGAAAAAGAggcaaattaaaaataaaaatcttaGTTCAACAAAGCCAACATGACACAAGAGAAGCTCGTGTTATtggaaacatttaaaaaatacgtCATTTATTTATGCTTAAATGAAGGTGGCTCTTTAACTTTCACCAGAAATGATGAAATTAATGTTAAAATTAAATGATGTTGTTGAAGTATAAAGATACTCGTTTTTTTTAAGTTTTCCTATTGGCGGCAACGTTTGCACAGACTGGTCCCAGTAGACACTGAGGCTTCgtgttctttaaaaaaaacatctttcaATCATTTTCAAGCAATAATTTGTTGAAAATTCTTACATTTTTAACCAGAATGTGTTTAACCCCTCAGCCTGTATGTCAGCTGCGTGAGCAAAATGGGAAAAATAATATTTAACAACAATGtgtaggtgtttagagttaaatatttatatactttttattttaatattttctgtTAAATATTTCCAATATTATTATTGTAGCTTGGCCTACATCGAAATAAAGTTCTCAGCACCTTAAATTAACGAAACAACATTTATAGAGGAAAAGAAAATCTTCAGCCAATACATTTTACTGTTTTCTACCTTTAATCTTCACTTTGGAGTTTTTCTGAACAGGCAGGTGCAATTTTCTTCTTCAGAGTCGTGACGTtgctcatttttattttattttatgtttttgcaaAACCTTTAAAACATGACGTCACAATGGCTCACAGCAACAATGGTGAAAATGAAGCATTTTGATATTTTTTGTTGTCGCAGCTCTCGATAGAGGAGCGACGTGATGAAGGGTGTGAGCAGCATCCCTAGTCAGACCTCCACCTGTCGCAGCCTCTCACCTGTCCCTGCAGCAGGGTCTCCACACCTTGGAGAAGAGCGCGACTCTGAGCGCTCTGCAGCCTCTCAGGTACAAAACAGGAGTCAGGGCAGCATTGACTCTGGGCAAAATGCGCAGCGGATCGGTGCCTTCGTTCTTAAAGGAGTAGCAGGTGGAGCCAAGGAAGTTACAGGCGACGATGTGACAGAACAAGGGGATCCAGGTGCCCAAGAAAAACGCAACCACCACCAGGATGAGGTTCACCGAGGAGCGCTTGCTGTCCCTCTCCTCGGAGGACGGCTGTCTGCCCAGCTGGAAGGTGGCGATGATGAACAGCCTGACATTCAGTCCGATCAtgataataattataaaaatgtTCCCAATTAAAGTTCCGATGCTGGTGACCGACCTAGCTATGCCTAACGGAACCAGGTTCTGCACCCCCACAATGAAGAACGCATAGAACCAGTAGGCGAAGATGACCACCAGTGTTCGGTTGCGGGTCATGCGGCGGGAATAGCTGAAGGGTGAGACGATGGCATGGTACCTGTCTGCCTGCGCGGCCAGGATGGCCATAAAGGACAGGCCCAGAAACGTGGGTGCGATGTAAAAGGTTCTGGTGGGGGAGTTGTAGTGGTCACTCACGTCCAAAACACCCACATAGTAGTAGGACACGCCCGTGCAGACGTCGCTGACGCACGTGCTCAGCATGTACATGAACCGGTTCTCGTCGCGCAGAGTCTTGTCCAGCAGAATGGAAAGCAGCACAGACAGGTTGAGCAAAATGATGGCTGCAGCCAGGAAAACGTTAAAGAGAAACATCAACACATTTCCAAAGCTAGTCAGGGGCAACACAGGAGATAACCCCAGGCTGGCGTTTGTCATAGATGCGGAGGAAAGGTGCGTCAGGTCCGCATCTCACAGAAGAGGGCAGTGCGCAGAGAGGGTCTGACTTTCATCAGATTTATATAGGAAGGACAACCTGAGAGACTTTAGTCCTCCGGgacttaaagccccagtgtgtaatatttttatCTGTTTACTATCAAGTTGTGTATCCAAGTCACAAAATTGACCTTTTTCATTGAGATGTCTTACCAACAtctattctaaatattcctctcggcctaaaatttaacatgtttaaatacACAAACTGTGGTCTACATGCATGGTCATGTGCCATCCTGAAATACAGCAGCTATTTAGGGACATACTTGCTGGCGTTTGCACCAGGTGTCATGGtctttcctcatgtgtctcctcatgctctccatccctctctagtttCCCATTTTGTGTCTCacgagcgccctcatgtgtcttttgtcctCGTCTCATTTTTGTGTCTtctcttgtagctccagcctttttgtccccagctccctcctggttctcTTCACGTCTCTTAGTCTCCCCATCTCAGTTTATATAGGTCTtttatttcagtgtgtgtgtgtgtgtgtgtgtgtgtgtgtgtgtgtgtgtgtgtgtgtgtgtgtgtgtgtgtgtgtgtgtgtgtgtgtgtatacatgttttttgaagacctctacagtttTGGAGAGCCAGAGTTTTGAAGGCAGACGTTCCAAAGTCTGCGGGCAAAAGACTGAAAGGCCCCGTCCCCTTTGCTTTTTAGTCTGGtttgaggaacagccaggaggttttgagATGTGGATCGAAGGTTCcgtgaagtggtgtgtggggatgtaaggatttaatttatgtttatgtgtttagcagacgcttttgtccaaagcgacttaaaagtgataatcggcatgttgtccttgaggctaacaacaacaacaacaacaacttgacatcaatcatggagaggagggaacaaggagtggacagtagagaggggggacgggtgcagggagggtgctagtttagaagatgctctctgaagagcagggtcttcaggagtttcttgaaaattgaaaaggaagctgctgttctggtagtgcttggtaggtcattccacatttgttgaacgatgcatgagaagagtctggattgtcctgagcgtggtgtaggcactgctagccgactattcctgtgatgaccggagcggccgggccgagacgtaagcctttgcaagaggattcaggtagatgggagccgtaccgtctcggactttgtatgctagtgttagcgatttgaatttgatgtgtgctgctagcggtagccagtggagctcaatgaacagaggggtgacgtgtgctctttttggctgattgaagaccagacgcgccgctgcgttctggaccatttgaagaggtctcacagtacagcctggaagaccagttagaagggcgttgcagtaatggaggcgggagatgacagtagattgcaccaggagctgggtggcatgttgtgttaggtatggtctgatcttttgtatgttatacagcgcaaagcggcatgaacgagcaacagaggcaacatgatctttaaaggtcaggtgttcattaatcacaacacccagatttcgaactgcctttgaaggagccagagattggaagtcattttggattgagatggttttgctgggatgacaatgtaataatttacatctatttaatgagccataagacatgagattccatagaatcTATGAAAtcgatcttatggatctttgggtacttttaaccagaagattggaactttttattgcagggattatgtaacacttcgtattgactgagagacaagagaagagagagtcacctttaaaacgtttaagaagatttatttctaaacaattttaaacgaaactaactctaaactctaggtgatgaatggatctggtgtgaatgagacgtgagatggatggtgtgtgtgtgagtgatgtcatcagaactctcgtatccggagaagcaagtctgagtgagaaagtgatgttttgctcttaagttatgatcggagtttcataaacacatgagacgctattttgtcgctccacagcttcaggatgagacctccgtacagatccagaatgccaggtcctcggtcccctttcggtaccggagtcgatgaaacagcgtcagcagtacgacagactagtctttggattgtctccaggtaaaaagcgacagttggttgacagcgtcacatggaccctgagggtcagtgagttcagcttttattctgaaaggaaccgttgcttggttggtaaagtgcaacagattttatccagcttgttgttcTTTGCTTGAAaacgaagtccgggtggccggcccgatacttctcttagcatgcggtgaactgaactaagatggcgtgggactggttttattaatctggatgttttgatttacggtcgaatcaaagttggcagatttataaacaccagagagactatgccacgcttcagaaaggaaggttctgattggatgagtaaaaatatgtcatgtgtttacattacgtgtgatcagggtgtctagtgcagctagatcaaagtcttattacttattaaaacttactaatcataacattgtcattttacAGATTGGTCCacattattattgactaacactttgtttgattagctttgttaaaaatagagtcttcattcttctcttgggctggaaaggaagcagtttagaagcaaatgcatgaccttggggcagtttcatgcagattagttctgctgaggagaggggggggggtgacttttaggtggaaaacagtcatttcattccatttcagggataaaagctcagatagatagcttggagcctggttgttaagagctctataggtcggcACTAATACCTTAaactctaccgggagccagtggagggactgtaaaactggagtgatgtgagttcgtctgctgcattttggatggcttgaaggcgtgagaggggggttttgctgagaccagtaaaaagagttttacagtagtctaagcgtgatgacacaaaggcatggatgattatttccagatctgcagtagaaaccagtttacgaacttttgaaatgtttctcaggtgaaagaaacaagagcgggagatggttttgacgtgtgagtctaaacttaaagctggatcaaaaataactcccaggtttctaatgttggacttggctgatgggcaaaaagaggcaatttcttgctcgatttttggctgaagttccgggggtgcagcgatcagggtctctgtcttgttggtgttgagaacaagaaagttgctggacagccagttactgatctgggtcaggcagagtacaagggtggccagcctgtccaactggtgtggcatgaaggacgtattgaccctttgcaccgtcgtcacctaatcacgtgggtccaccatgctggacggcaaaagatTGTAAACAGCGAGCGACACGATTACtacacaaagggaaaagtagagcctgaaattgtttttgcgatcaaaacaaaatcaAAACTCCTCCATCATTCCTTcatctagttcatgcccagttcagttatcagaagaagtagcgcatctagcggggctcatagagagcggtatgctaactagcttaccaacgttagcttacgttctctctgcagctgttcaccgatgtaaacatgttgctgactttgcctaaattcacccctctggatttataactttatgttataaacagcgtttcactttacaccaaagctgactgttaaaaagtccggatccctaccagcttctgttgctggtggtgctaccgggtccagctgctgctctcacatcggaatgagaagatctctgaacgccgacgctcatattcaatctttttttattttcatttattgacattaaaataaaaatacagaactaaattgctgcaagccaaaatgaaaaaggggacagaaagaagaaaaacttgtgttatctgccccttttagcTAAAATAACAtgaatacaaatgaaacaatcatgATTCTTAAAGAAACTGAACAATATAGTTCCCGGACTTGTTGGCCGACACAGTCTCAACCCAGGAATttgacaaaaagaaaaaacaatttacacagaaagaagcattaagttatagatctatatacatacatatatacacgtaTGAATACATActagttttttttctttcatccccccaaccccctcccctcacacatttgtgtaacggatctatataagttaatcatttcatttcttatctcttttttgaaagtcaatattgtttttgcattcttgatttcagtatttaatttattccacattttaactccatatatggacacacaaGGTTCCTCtatgagtatccgatgtctaggtatgttaaataattcacgTCCTTTTAAagcatatttgctatgtctttttgtaaatcttttgattaatcctgcaggtacg carries:
- the LOC129153006 gene encoding adenosine receptor A1; translated protein: MTNASLGLSPVLPLTSFGNVLMFLFNVFLAAAIILLNLSVLLSILLDKTLRDENRFMYMLSTCVSDVCTGVSYYYVGVLDVSDHYNSPTRTFYIAPTFLGLSFMAILAAQADRYHAIVSPFSYSRRMTRNRTLVVIFAYWFYAFFIVGVQNLVPLGIARSVTSIGTLIGNIFIIIIMIGLNVRLFIIATFQLGRQPSSEERDSKRSSVNLILVVVAFFLGTWIPLFCHIVACNFLGSTCYSFKNEGTDPLRILPRVNAALTPVLYLRGCRALRVALFSKVWRPCCRDRLLQLEPSKVPVPG